A single region of the Gemmatimonadota bacterium genome encodes:
- a CDS encoding sigma-70 family RNA polymerase sigma factor, whose translation MDFTALSDQDVVAQAAEGHERAYRELISRYERPVFSLIYRLVRDREAAEDLAQETFIKVLNAIDRYDSSYKFSSWIFKIANNTAIDSLRKRGLDTVSLDGSPHARSVAEASEGWSPTAVARDESPEEYVERLELGAGLEEALSELRPEYRTAIILWHMEDRPYEEIAEIMDVPLGTVKTYIHRARKELRARLEWTIQG comes from the coding sequence GTGGACTTCACCGCGCTGTCTGATCAGGACGTCGTCGCGCAGGCCGCCGAGGGCCACGAGCGCGCGTATCGCGAATTGATCTCGCGCTACGAGCGGCCCGTATTCTCCCTCATCTATCGCCTGGTACGCGACCGGGAAGCCGCCGAGGACCTCGCGCAGGAGACCTTCATCAAGGTCCTGAACGCCATCGATCGGTACGATTCGTCCTACAAGTTCAGTTCCTGGATCTTCAAGATCGCCAACAACACCGCGATCGATTCGCTGCGCAAACGAGGCCTGGATACGGTCTCGCTGGACGGATCTCCGCACGCCCGTTCGGTGGCGGAGGCGTCCGAAGGCTGGAGCCCCACGGCCGTGGCGCGCGACGAGAGCCCGGAGGAGTACGTCGAACGGCTGGAGCTGGGGGCGGGACTGGAAGAGGCGCTGTCCGAGCTGAGGCCGGAGTACCGGACCGCGATCATTCTGTGGCACATGGAGGATCGCCCGTACGAAGAGATCGCGGAGATCATGGACGTGCCGCTTGGCACCGTGAAGACCTATATCCACCGGGCTCGCAAGGAGTTGCGGGCCCGGCTAGAATGGACGATACAGGGGTGA
- a CDS encoding SAM-dependent chlorinase/fluorinase, which yields MNSPVTLLTDFGTRDGYVAAMKGVIATIAPGAQLIDAGHDIQPGDIAGAAWALRRYWALFPPGAVHLAVVDPGVGTDRRAIAARVAGRYFVAPDNGLLSWVLGETDLEAAVSLDRARFRRPEVAPTFHGRDIFAPAAAHLAAGVPLSELGSPLIHPVRLDLPRAIHRGNEVEGRVVQVDRFGNLITDVPGEWVRGLLEAGPVRTLVGRAEAGTIRTTYGDADSGETLALIGSDDTVEVAVRDGRAADKLKVGLGTPVIVRQASAPQE from the coding sequence ATCGCCCCCGGCGCGCAGCTCATCGACGCCGGTCACGACATACAGCCGGGCGACATAGCGGGTGCCGCCTGGGCGCTGCGGCGCTACTGGGCGCTGTTTCCACCGGGTGCGGTCCACCTGGCGGTGGTGGATCCGGGCGTGGGCACGGACCGTCGGGCAATCGCCGCTCGGGTGGCAGGGCGCTACTTCGTGGCGCCAGACAACGGCCTCCTCAGTTGGGTGCTCGGGGAGACCGATCTGGAGGCCGCCGTGTCGCTCGACAGGGCGCGTTTTCGCCGACCCGAGGTCGCCCCCACCTTCCACGGCAGGGACATCTTCGCCCCCGCCGCGGCTCACCTCGCGGCCGGCGTGCCGCTTTCCGAGCTGGGTTCACCGCTGATCCACCCGGTGCGCCTGGACCTCCCCCGGGCGATCCACCGCGGCAACGAAGTCGAGGGCCGCGTGGTGCAGGTAGACCGGTTCGGCAACCTGATCACCGACGTACCTGGGGAGTGGGTGCGGGGCCTGCTCGAGGCGGGGCCGGTGCGGACCCTGGTCGGCCGCGCGGAGGCGGGCACGATCCGCACGACGTACGGGGACGCGGACTCCGGCGAGACTCTGGCGCTGATCGGGTCGGACGATACGGTGGAGGTGGCCGTACGCGATGGGCGCGCGGCGGACAAGCTGAAGGTGGGGCTGGGAACGCCGGTCATCGTGCGACAGGCGTCCGCGCCGCAGGAGTAG